In the genome of Populus nigra chromosome 19, ddPopNigr1.1, whole genome shotgun sequence, the window GCTTGTTTCGTTCCAGAGTGGAGATAGACACAAAACTTCCTATTGTTGGTGATCAGAAATGGATTATATGGATTTGTTCCTTCAATGTGCCATTGGCACCTGGGAAGATCCACTCAACTGTTTGCAGTGCTCGCAACTTCTTCCAGTTCACAATGCCAGGGTTAAACTAACTTTTTGGTTGTGCTTATGTGTTCTATCTTGTGGCAAGTACgttgatgtttatgtttttaccATGATATAGCCCTATCTTGCTCTATTATCACACATACTGTACTTTCTACTTCTTAAAAGTTtcgattttatattttctcatcatATTTAGGGTATAAATTGGCTTCCTTATCTAGTGTAATAACTATCATGTTAGCTCCCTTTGGTCTTCATTTTGATGACACCACCTACATGATCTGACAAATTATTACAAATTGAGAGGTTCGCTCCCATGTCAATTTTTGTAGTTTCTCTCCAATGCATCTCCACATCTAGGAGagattatgattttgatatttacaATTACACAGTGGCTGTTTAAAACCAGCCACGAGTCTTTCGTCCATCATatcagaattaaaaaatatgctcTTGAAAATGGTTGGTAAATAGCATTTGTTTCATGCATATAACATTGTGATTTAAATCGTAGATTGTCCCATTGCCCTGTTATAGTCCTACTAGATTTCATCATTTCAGATTCCTTTGTGTTTAATGCTGCATATCCTGTGTTATGATTGTACTAGTTGATTCTATCCTGTCTGATATAGAATGATATTTTGATGAAACGTGTCCTTTAGTATGTAGAGAAAGAATGCCATCATGCCCTATGCTTATGgatctttcttttcatttttttagatatatggTATTTATAAGAGGTAACAAATTACAAGCTATTGAAGCATGGCTACCCTGccccacagaaaaaaaaaggtcaatgtTTCCCATGCATATGTTCAAGTTAATTAGGAGCAACATTCTGTTTTGGAGCAGTTTCAAGACATGTGTTGTGagatatagaaaaagaaaaaggaaaagaagacttCTATTGTAAAATGTAAGTTTGAGACTAGAGAACAGGAGATAAGCTCTCTAATATTTGAAAGGTGTTTGGTTGGAGGTCAATTGCCATCAATTTTGCTGGCTGCATATATTGGTAGTCGAATTCAAAATCCCAAAATTACAGTGGCTTTCATTGTAGGGTGGATTTCACTCcatcccacttgaatgagaaaataTTAACAAGATAGGATGGATCATTCTTAAGTTATGAATTGTCTATATATGCTACAAAATTTATCATACTTGATCATTGCTTACTGTGAATGAGCATCTTTTTCACCGCACTAGTTTTGCTTTCTACTTGAAATGTTCTATGCCAATGCGGGCAATCAAAtctatatttgatttaaattggTGTCATCCTCATCAAGATCAAATCATTAATATCAAATTGAGTTTGTGTCAGGTGGTTCCAAGATGGCATGAACATTGGACTTCAAATAAGGTATATGATGGAGATATGATCGTCTTTCAGGGCAAGAGAAGATATTTCTTTCACAATCCATGGGAGGTCCTGCTGCTCATGTTCACACACACTCAAGCAGATCGCTTTGTTTTGGCATTTCGTAGTTGGCTGAGGTGACATGGCAACAGTCAACCCGTGTGGTTTGGGTTCACCGACCAACAACCTTTGCCGTCAGCAGTTTTATCAAAACACGAGGTACGAAACCCCCATCCTCCTTTCCCTATCCCCTCCAGTGGCAGGACcttttttgatttgttagaaCACAGAAATAagacacacaaacacacacacacgcaagTACTCCAAAAGCAATGCACATGGACGTGGAATAATCACTGAAACTGACAGAATTACAGTAATGGTGTTAGTGAGATGGCAGCGATATCATAATGAATTTCCCACTGCAGCTATTATCATCTTCccctaaaaacaaaatcttctcGTACTTTCATATAGTATTGGAATGTTATCACAAGGTGTACTTTTCATGAAATTGTTGGCTTCTTCAAAGAAACGAGTATAGTTCACCAAATTTAAACGGCTCTGGTGTGTATCAATCAAATCCTGCAGGTATCGAGGATTGAACTTATTCCTGATACTTCTGGTTTACTTCACTTATTTTATCTTGCAGGTGTTGGATAGATTTGAGCAACACACGCAAAAGTGCTCGTCGTGTAAAAGGGCTTATGAATTCCAGACACTGCAAAAGTTTTTAATAGGTGCAACTGTTGCCTTCTGTGCAACAGCTGGAATTCCCTCAGATCAATTTCGAGCTGTTTTGGCTGCCCTTGCACTAGTCAGTGCTGGCCTCGCTTACACTTTGAATCAACATGAAAAGAACTTTGTGTTTATTGATCATGTACATGCTGAAATTGATTAGAGAGAAGATTGTGTTAGCTAGGTGACCTTGTACATGCTGATATAGTGTATAGTTTTGATGTAGCTTATAGCGTTCAAGACAAAAATAGATGTTCTCAAAGGTGACTGTTCGAACGTGTAGCGTGATGCGTTTAGCCTTTGAGATAGCAATTCTAAAAAtaggtatttaaaaaaaaaatacattttagcttttttttaattaaggtttgattaaccaaatatttttaaatatataatgtaGTGAAAATCCTAAACTCCAAAGCTGTTTATAACTTGAAATTGATTTATGGatgaaaaactaaaactaaacaATACTGTAATTACTAAATGAAAAAATCGAATTAAAACTCCTgaagaaattctaaaataactagaaaaaaaggGGATCATGatcattattaaatatataatagtcGATTGTATTAGAAATCTTTGTTAATGTAATCAATCTTCTTTTGCCTATGGGGTTGCAACTATTTTACATAAAGAAAGCAGTGTAGAAACTTTGTACATGCTGAAATGGATATTCGAATAATGAAAAATCTGAAAATCCAGAGCGCAATGACAAATTACACAAAtaataagattatgataactaAGTGGTCATTGGATTCTACAACCACCAGATTCTGGCTCACGACGTACGTTGCCATAGGCTGAGAGTTCAACAAAATCCATGTCACGACCTGAAACCCGACAGTAGGAACTTCTTCGAATGAGCTCAGCTCTAGATAGCTCAGTCCGGTTTCCCTTAGAACGATTGACTGTTGCCTGCAAAACCTGACAATTTTCCAGGGAGCTTTTTCCTCCCTTAGAGTAGGGAACGATGTGGTCATAATCATGGCAGAGGCAGCCAGGACAACCCACGAGCTTTCTAAAGACAATATTACCAAGAGGGTCGCGGCGCCACCGATCTGGGTCTCGGCCTTTGACCTTCTCTGCCTTTTCCCAGCATTGCTGCTTCACGCTGTAAGGGAAACTCCTTGGTTCATCAAAGAGCTCAGACCCTGTAGTGAATGGGGACTGCTGTTCACTCACCACTTCAAGGTTATCGACAGTAGAGGCGGAGGAGCTAAGCGTGGATTTTCGTGACCTGGGTGGAGATGGGCCGGATCTGGAGGGTCTGGATGGGGAGGAGAGGCGGCTTTGCCTTTTGCCAGTCTCTTTGCTCCGCCTCATCCTTCCAAAAGAAGTTTCaagttttgatttctattttgtaaAATGCCAAATATGTGATAAGAACAACCCAAGTATTTTAAAACCCGGACCGGAGGGTTGACCCAGGAACCTGATGGACCGATCCGGGTTCTCAAAAAACCcctggtatttttattttttttaataaacggCGCCATTTTGAATCAGGGATAATAAAATCCCTAATTCCCAAAACAGGTAGCCACGCAGAAGAGAATTTCCCCTCTTCCCTTCACCCAATCTGCCTTCCTAATCCACAACTACTGAGTACTgactttttcaatttcaggcaAGATAACATCTCCCTTCTTCTCCTTCGCTCCAATGGTCTCAACCCACAGTTTTTACACATAGatttttcgggttttttttttttttttttttgttgaaggcTTAAATCCTTATTTTATTGCATATATATGCATGGGTTGATATTATTTGGTACATGACATCTCTATATTCCGTTTTTTATCTACTAAACTGAGgaaatttagggttttggtttaatggttttttatgtactgaattgaagaaatttaggAGTTCTGTTAAATCTAGGATCTAGATATAGTGATTTTATTCTATGGCATCCCCTACTTGTTCCTTTTTGCTCAAATCCCCTGCTAGAGTTGACGTTGCGTGCGGAGATTTATCTTGCCTGAGAATGCCAACACTGATGCTATTTCTGCTGTTTGTCAAGATGGGGTTTTGACTGTTACGTTGAGAAATTACCACCTAAATTGACTACTGAGGTCAAGATTGCTTGAAGAGGAGGAATATGTGTAATGTGGGTTATTCTATAATGAGGGTTGTGATCTGTTGGGAGTTTTTTGTTAAGcatggaatttttttaagagtGTTTGTGTTTGAATTAGTTTTTGATTACTAAAAATTATGCTCGTCCAAATCATGGCATGGGATATGAATGTAGTAGCAatctattgataaaaaaatgtcCTGCTGTTATTAACGtttgattcaaattttgctTTTATGGACACCGAAGAACTCAATGCATTTATTCAACCAAAGTGAAGATGTTGGTTTAGAATTTATGTCTGTGGaaactttgttttaaatttgaatgttttaaatattttagaatttatgtttGGTTTGTATTTTGGATATGGAattaaatttgtgtttttggtttatAATTAGGTTGAGTGGTTTCTATGtgtaatttacaatatttagaaaatgaattaaatgtgCTGGTGAGGAAAAATTGATGATTTGATTTAGTGAACAACAAATTCGTTCGAGgctgttttttttcaagttggtTATGAACTTTataatgctgtttttttttttttggttttccaaGTCGACCTAGGTCAAGTTGACTCCCGATCAGATTTAAAACTATGCCTAAGTATGATTCATTtatctataacataaaaatggttaaattataaattagtcccACTTGTTTATAAAAcgaattaaaaaatttctctagtttcaaatattaattatttatttactttcattcatttcatgtctcttttaatttatttttgttaagaaatagaaaaggtaaaaaaatatatagatgttatTAAAAGATTGATAAgaaaagaagatattttttgaaatcaactaatattaaatttaagtaGTCAACActgaatttaaataattattttaaaaaaataaagggacaattcaatgtattttgaaaaactatAGAGACtaacttataatttatttttgaaaaatgatacttattatattaaaaaaaattctacataATCATTCTGTTTTTTTGAGGTCAAAGTTCAACACCTAACGAGCAACGCACAAAGATCCACTAATTATTGAAAGCAGGGGCAATATGGAGATTGCATGAAGGTTAAATCAGTTAATTTCCTGGATATATTTGCGCAGGCAGAGCATGTGAACAACAGTTTTTATCAAAATCGTGGcctgaaaagaaggaaaaagaagaagaggagcaGGGTGCTTTTAGTCTAGGGTTTTCAGTGACTCCATAAGGTAAATCAAATATGGATCCTCGATACACCGGAGAGATACTCAAGTAAGCATTGAGATctattcagttttatttttatttttgatttttaattgtagTTGCATCTCCATTTCATTTAATGTTACGAGGAGTAGATTGTTATTGAAATtagtaattgtgtttttttatttttgtgcgtGGGTGTTGTGTAGGCATTTAGAGAAGCAGAATGAGTTATTAACGAGCGCTTATAATTCAATGTCACATGAATTGCACAAGctccaggtttttttttttaaaaaattatatgtatatatgtgtgtgtttgtgtgggTGTGTGTGTACATACATATACACGTGCACACGcacacatattttattttaaattctaaactAGACATCctaaattttgatgaattgcAGGTAGAGGAGGAAATGCTGATGCGCAAATTTTATGATCTCATGGCTGCTCAAGGGATAAG includes:
- the LOC133680412 gene encoding uncharacterized protein LOC133680412 → MRRSKETGKRQSRLSSPSRPSRSGPSPPRSRKSTLSSSASTVDNLEVVSEQQSPFTTGSELFDEPRSFPYSVKQQCWEKAEKVKGRDPDRWRRDPLGNIVFRKLVGCPGCLCHDYDHIVPYSKGGKSSLENCQVLQATVNRSKGNRTELSRAELIRRSSYCRVSGRDMDFVELSAYGNVRREPESGGCRIQ
- the LOC133680414 gene encoding uncharacterized protein LOC133680414 isoform X2 — protein: MDPRYTGEILKHLEKQNELLTSAYNSMSHELHKLQVEEEMLMRKFYDLMAAQGISKKCSFLAVNKLKRSENEESELVEAKRRQQQCFGWWPNRTVHCITPKYC
- the LOC133680414 gene encoding uncharacterized protein LOC133680414 isoform X1; this encodes MDPRYTGEILKHLEKQNELLTSAYNSMSHELHKLQVEEEMLMRKFYDLMAAQGISKKKEGSNNVSDGGRTGQSTASLPNTVDISDGGIDRHSSAVVPFTATDEQM